The proteins below come from a single Chryseobacterium capnotolerans genomic window:
- a CDS encoding alpha-ketoacid dehydrogenase subunit alpha/beta has translation MQTTYIETQQISFQDFKNQILDDYRLGRVSREMSYLGRREVLTGKAKFGIFGDGKELPQLAMAKVFRNGDFRSGYYRDQTFALAINALTAESFFAQMYADTSVEREPASAGRQMNGHFATRSLNEDGSWKDLTAQKNISSDISPTAGQMPRLLGLAQASTIYKNVKFDGSEKFSREGNEIAFGTIGDASTAEGHFWETLNAACALQVPMIVSIWDDGYGISVPTKNQRAKADISEMLSGFQRKEGENQGCEIIQVKAWDYAALLDAYAKAEHFARTESVPVVVHVVDVTQPQGHSTSGSHERYKNEARLAWEAEFDGLVKFKEWILNYSIEIDGKEEVIATAEELEAIDEEAKKTAKAGQKTAWENYQRAIKELIQSIVPLVENIKGQNAEVETALTHFNKLVSKAKKDVFHLARKSLLATRGTQSAERSQLMQKYHEVFEIEKDNYSSHLYSQSEWKAENIQEIKPVYSDSSEDVDGRVVIRNNFDKIFEKYPETLIFGEDTGNIGDVNQGLEGMQEKYGALRIADTGIREATILGQGIGMAMRGLRPIAEIQYLDYVLYCLQGMSDDLATVHYRTKGGQKAPLIIRTRGHRLEGIWHSGSPMAGILNLSKGILVLVPRSLTKAAGFYNTMLQADEPAIIVECLNGYRLKEKQPDNLGEFTVPVGKIEVTKEGKDVTLVTYGSTWRIVTEAANELEKLGISAEVIDIQSLIPFDLSHEIAESVKKTNRLVVIDEDVEGGTTGFILQQILEKQKAFRYLDSDPLTISANDHRPAYASDGDYFSKPSADDMVEKIYAMFNETNPQKYPAIF, from the coding sequence ATGCAAACAACCTATATTGAAACACAGCAAATATCCTTCCAGGACTTTAAAAATCAAATACTTGATGATTACAGGCTAGGAAGAGTTTCTCGTGAAATGTCTTATCTCGGAAGGAGAGAGGTACTTACTGGAAAAGCTAAATTTGGAATTTTTGGGGATGGAAAGGAACTTCCTCAGCTTGCAATGGCGAAAGTTTTCAGAAATGGAGACTTCCGTTCAGGGTATTACAGAGACCAGACTTTTGCATTGGCCATTAATGCCTTAACCGCAGAAAGTTTCTTTGCACAGATGTATGCTGATACAAGTGTAGAAAGAGAGCCGGCTTCAGCAGGAAGACAAATGAACGGGCACTTTGCTACAAGAAGTTTAAATGAAGACGGAAGCTGGAAAGATTTAACAGCACAGAAAAACATTTCTTCCGATATTTCTCCTACAGCAGGCCAGATGCCAAGATTATTAGGATTGGCTCAGGCTTCTACTATCTATAAAAATGTAAAATTTGACGGTTCTGAGAAGTTTTCAAGAGAAGGAAATGAGATTGCTTTCGGAACAATAGGTGATGCTTCTACAGCAGAAGGCCACTTCTGGGAAACATTGAATGCTGCTTGTGCACTTCAGGTTCCTATGATTGTATCGATCTGGGATGACGGATACGGAATTTCTGTTCCTACTAAAAACCAGAGAGCAAAAGCTGATATCAGTGAAATGCTAAGCGGTTTCCAAAGAAAAGAAGGAGAGAATCAAGGTTGTGAAATCATCCAGGTGAAAGCTTGGGATTATGCAGCATTATTGGATGCTTATGCGAAGGCAGAGCATTTTGCAAGAACAGAAAGTGTCCCTGTAGTAGTACACGTGGTAGATGTTACCCAGCCTCAAGGGCATTCTACATCAGGATCTCACGAAAGATATAAAAATGAAGCACGTTTAGCTTGGGAAGCTGAGTTTGATGGATTGGTGAAGTTCAAAGAGTGGATTCTGAACTATTCTATTGAAATTGATGGAAAAGAAGAAGTAATTGCTACTGCTGAAGAATTGGAAGCCATTGATGAAGAAGCTAAAAAAACAGCTAAGGCTGGACAAAAAACAGCTTGGGAAAACTATCAAAGAGCTATTAAAGAATTAATTCAGTCTATTGTTCCTTTAGTAGAAAATATTAAAGGTCAGAATGCTGAAGTAGAAACAGCGCTTACTCACTTCAATAAATTGGTTTCAAAAGCTAAGAAAGATGTCTTCCATTTGGCAAGAAAATCTTTATTGGCAACAAGAGGGACTCAGTCTGCAGAAAGAAGCCAATTGATGCAGAAGTACCATGAAGTATTTGAAATCGAAAAAGATAACTATTCTTCTCACTTGTACTCTCAGTCTGAATGGAAAGCTGAAAACATTCAGGAAATTAAACCTGTATATTCAGACAGCTCTGAAGATGTAGATGGAAGAGTAGTGATCAGAAATAACTTTGATAAAATCTTTGAAAAATATCCTGAAACATTAATCTTTGGAGAAGATACCGGAAATATCGGTGACGTAAACCAGGGATTGGAAGGAATGCAGGAGAAATACGGAGCACTACGTATCGCTGATACCGGAATCCGTGAAGCTACAATTCTTGGACAAGGAATTGGGATGGCGATGAGAGGGCTTAGACCTATCGCTGAAATCCAGTACCTAGACTACGTTCTTTACTGTCTACAGGGAATGAGTGATGATCTTGCTACAGTACATTACAGAACGAAAGGAGGTCAGAAAGCTCCATTAATCATCAGAACAAGAGGCCACAGATTAGAAGGTATCTGGCACTCAGGTTCTCCAATGGCGGGGATTCTTAACCTTTCAAAAGGTATTTTAGTATTGGTACCGAGAAGCCTTACGAAAGCAGCTGGATTCTATAACACCATGCTTCAGGCTGACGAACCTGCGATCATCGTAGAATGTCTGAACGGATACAGATTGAAAGAGAAGCAACCGGATAACTTAGGAGAATTCACAGTTCCTGTAGGTAAAATTGAAGTAACAAAAGAAGGAAAAGACGTTACTTTAGTCACTTACGGTTCTACATGGAGAATTGTGACAGAAGCAGCTAACGAGTTAGAAAAATTGGGAATTTCTGCAGAAGTAATTGATATCCAGTCATTAATTCCTTTCGATTTATCTCACGAAATTGCTGAAAGCGTTAAGAAGACAAATAGATTAGTTGTGATTGACGAAGACGTTGAGGGAGGAACTACAGGATTCATCTTACAGCAGATCTTAGAAAAGCAAAAAGCTTTCAGATACTTAGATTCAGATCCGCTAACGATCTCTGCTAACGATCACAGACCAGCGTATGCAAGTGATGGTGACTATTTCAGTAAGCCGTCTGCAGACGATATGGTAGAAAAGATCTACGCTATGTTTAACGAGACCAATCCTCAGAAATATCCAGCGATATTCTAA
- a CDS encoding polyprenyl synthetase family protein, translating to MANTVEEIKRPINDEMKLFEQKFYESMQSKVALLDKVTRFIVTTKGKQMRPMFVFLCAKLTGNVTEKTYRGASMIELIHTATLVHDDVVDESFKRRNFFSINALWKNKIAVLVGDYLLSKSVLLSTDHKDYDLLGVISRTIREMSEGELLQLEKARKLDITEDVYYEIIRQKTATLIAACCEIGVLSNNADEALAKKMMDFGTFTGMAFQIKDDLFDYLSSNVIGKPVGIDIKEQKMTLPLIHTLKIAGEKDRKYYFDTIKRYNNNPKRVKELIEFVKNSGGLEYAVTVMKDFQQKAKDILNEFPESEARKSLHIMLDYVIERKF from the coding sequence GAAATTAAACGACCGATCAATGATGAAATGAAACTTTTTGAACAGAAGTTTTATGAGTCAATGCAGAGTAAAGTAGCTTTATTAGATAAAGTAACCCGTTTTATTGTTACCACCAAAGGGAAGCAGATGCGTCCTATGTTTGTCTTTCTTTGTGCCAAGCTGACAGGAAATGTTACCGAAAAAACCTATCGTGGAGCCTCCATGATTGAGCTTATTCATACTGCTACTTTGGTGCATGATGATGTGGTGGATGAAAGTTTTAAACGTCGTAATTTCTTTTCTATTAATGCTTTATGGAAGAATAAGATTGCCGTTTTGGTAGGAGATTATCTGTTGTCAAAATCCGTATTATTATCTACAGACCATAAAGATTACGATTTATTGGGGGTGATTTCAAGAACGATCCGTGAAATGTCTGAAGGAGAGCTTCTTCAGTTAGAAAAAGCAAGAAAACTGGATATTACGGAAGATGTTTATTATGAAATTATTCGTCAGAAAACGGCTACTTTAATTGCTGCCTGTTGTGAGATAGGGGTGCTTTCCAATAATGCAGACGAAGCCCTTGCTAAGAAGATGATGGACTTCGGAACATTTACAGGAATGGCTTTCCAGATCAAAGATGATCTTTTTGATTATTTAAGTTCTAATGTCATTGGTAAGCCGGTTGGAATTGATATTAAAGAACAGAAAATGACGCTGCCTTTAATTCATACCCTTAAAATTGCCGGCGAAAAGGACAGAAAATACTATTTCGATACCATTAAGCGTTATAATAACAATCCAAAACGCGTAAAAGAACTGATAGAGTTCGTTAAAAATTCCGGTGGATTGGAATACGCTGTTACGGTAATGAAAGATTTCCAACAAAAGGCAAAAGATATCCTGAATGAATTCCCGGAATCTGAAGCAAGAAAGTCTTTACACATTATGCTGGATTATGTAATTGAGAGAAAATTTTAA
- a CDS encoding winged helix-turn-helix transcriptional regulator, producing MKKNELMQYSCPLGKAMAALGSKWKPIIVLVIKDRKLRFGELAVRINVISRKVLTDQLREMETDGLVIREEFKELPPRVEYSLTEKGLALLPILYLLEEWEAKYQVKGTYSEDCIELIKEKKKAAKI from the coding sequence ATGAAAAAGAATGAATTAATGCAATACAGCTGTCCCTTAGGAAAGGCAATGGCCGCCTTGGGAAGCAAATGGAAACCAATTATTGTATTGGTGATTAAAGACCGAAAGTTGCGTTTTGGAGAGCTTGCAGTACGCATTAATGTGATCTCCAGAAAGGTATTGACCGATCAGCTGCGTGAAATGGAAACTGATGGTTTGGTAATTCGTGAAGAGTTTAAAGAGCTGCCTCCAAGAGTAGAATATTCTCTTACTGAAAAAGGGTTAGCATTATTGCCTATTTTGTATCTTTTGGAAGAATGGGAAGCGAAATATCAGGTGAAAGGAACTTATTCGGAAGATTGTATAGAATTGATTAAGGAAAAGAAAAAGGCTGCTAAAATCTAA
- a CDS encoding GLPGLI family protein, with protein sequence MNYIKRLFQLSVLFFSILFYSQSDKHDVIRGNFTYILKAKLNTQTPDYVHEEFFSLYIGENRAFFASTQSLKKDTVMANSIVSTKNPDGSIVMGFKNGTSLPKTKFSYTIIQSNDKVQYFQQVGMSVLTYKEPVIGNWKLIDETKIINTFNCKKATITYKGRNWTAWYAAEIPLPYGPYKFSGLPGLIIKITDDKNEYDFELVKSVPTSELEGKLINIKKTRYTGAIETTQPKFQQALKANNENIAAVLASSGTTILGGPGKDQSKAERIRPEQKVFKPYRTGIAYIRLNNRLSYATAHLILILFSQRNPQFIQSTHQSYTCSQFYKFSFCKMLEYPFLDFLLIIIVVSNSFCPAQNELLFYIKGIGMFPSR encoded by the coding sequence ATGAATTACATTAAAAGATTATTTCAATTATCAGTTTTATTTTTCAGTATTTTATTCTATTCTCAATCAGACAAACATGATGTTATCCGTGGGAATTTTACTTATATATTAAAAGCCAAACTCAATACTCAGACTCCAGATTATGTGCACGAAGAATTTTTCTCTTTATACATAGGTGAAAATCGTGCTTTTTTTGCGAGTACCCAATCTCTTAAAAAAGATACAGTGATGGCGAATTCTATTGTATCCACCAAAAATCCTGATGGAAGTATAGTCATGGGTTTCAAAAACGGTACATCACTACCAAAAACAAAATTTTCCTATACCATCATACAATCCAATGATAAAGTGCAATACTTTCAACAGGTCGGAATGTCAGTACTTACTTATAAAGAGCCTGTAATAGGGAATTGGAAGCTTATAGATGAAACAAAAATCATTAATACATTCAACTGTAAAAAAGCAACAATTACCTATAAGGGAAGAAATTGGACAGCCTGGTACGCGGCCGAAATTCCGTTACCTTATGGTCCCTATAAATTTAGTGGATTACCTGGTTTAATTATTAAAATAACAGATGATAAAAATGAGTATGATTTTGAACTTGTAAAATCTGTACCTACTTCTGAACTGGAAGGGAAGTTGATCAATATAAAGAAAACCCGATATACAGGAGCTATTGAGACTACTCAACCGAAATTTCAACAGGCACTAAAAGCCAATAATGAAAATATAGCAGCTGTGTTGGCAAGTTCCGGAACTACTATCTTAGGGGGGCCAGGAAAAGATCAATCAAAGGCAGAAAGAATTAGACCTGAACAGAAAGTATTTAAACCCTATAGAACTGGAATAGCTTATATCAGGTTAAATAACAGGCTGTCCTATGCAACAGCCCATTTAATATTAATTCTGTTCAGCCAAAGAAATCCTCAGTTTATTCAAAGTACTCATCAAAGTTATACTTGCAGTCAGTTCTACAAATTCTCTTTCTGTAAAATGCTGGAGTACCCTTTCCTTGATTTCCTGCTCATTATCATTGTTGTAAGTAATAGCTTCTGCCCAGCTCAAAACGAGCTTTTGTTTTACATCAAAGGCATTGGTATGTTTCCATCCAGGTAA